One genomic region from Macaca mulatta isolate MMU2019108-1 chromosome 20, T2T-MMU8v2.0, whole genome shotgun sequence encodes:
- the GREP1 gene encoding glycine-rich extracellular protein 1 isoform X4 has product MKAQEPGLGNGNGLGAQPVLTAQNGFGFGAGLGGSVKPLKPGYGHRNGPGVQSGLGAGMKPQMPGLGAPNGYGPGRGGAGVPGGPERRPWVPHLLPVSPPGYSGVVKAQKPGVGEGMKLQKPGLRGTLKPQKPGYGHENGPQPGPCNARVALKLLPRLPTPGVPSDKEGGWGLKSQPPPAVQNGKFPDQWHQPPNGYGPGAEPGFNGGLQPQKIVQARVLWDSRWPTLQRGAGLKPGYQAGGEYAEARSQPGGPEVKRGSNGQLGNGYGGHCPLGKC; this is encoded by the exons ATGAAGGCACAGGAGCCAG GATTAGGGAATGGGAATGGGTTGGGCGCTCAGCCAG TCTTGACAGCCCAGAATGGATTTGGATTTGGAGCAG GCCTTGGAGGGAGTGTGAAGCCTCTGAAGCCAG GATATGGCCACAGAAATGGACCGGGAGTCCAGTCAG GCCTAGGAGCAGGGATGAAGCCTCAGATGCCAG GCCTGGGAGCTCCAAACGGCTATGGACCAGGTAGAGGCGGGGCTGGGGTTCCAGGAGGTCCGGAGCGGAGGCCTTGGGTCCCTCACTTGCTCCCTGTCTCTCCACCAGGCTATTCAGGGGTTGTGAAGGCCCAGAAGCCAG GCGTTGGAGAGGGCATGAAACTTCAGAAGCCAG gcCTGCGAGGGACTTTGAAGCCTCAGAAGCCAG GATATGGCCATGAAAATGGGCCCCAGCCAG GTCCCTGCAATGCGAGGGTCGCTCTGAAGCTCCTTCCCAGGCTTCCCACTCCAGGGGTCCCTTCGGACAAAGAGGGTGGCTGGGGCCTGAAATCCCAGCCCCCACCTGCAGTGCAGAATGGCAAGTTCCCAGATCAGT GGCACCAGCCTCCAAATGGCTATGGACCAGGAGCAGAACCGG GTTTTAATGGTGGCCTCCAGCCACAGAAAATTG TGCAGGCCCGGGTGCTGTGGGACTCTCGCTGGCCCACCCTTCAGCGGGGGGCTGGCTTGAAGCCTGGATATCAGGCTGGAGGTGAATATGCTGAGGCCAGGAGCCAGCCAG GGGGCCCTGAGGTGAAGAGAGGCAGCAATGGCCAGCTGGGGAATGGCTACGGAG GCCACTGCCCTCTGGGGAAATGCTGA
- the CLDN9 gene encoding claudin-9 has protein sequence MASTGLELLGMTLAVLGWLGTLVSCALPLWKVTAFIGNSIVVAQVVWEGLWMSCVVQSTGQMQCKVYDSLLALPQDLQAARALCVIALLLALLGLLLAITGAQCTTCVEDEGAKARIMLTAGVILLLAGILVLIPVCWTAHAIIQDFYNPLVAEALKRELGASLYLGWAAAALLMLGGGLLCCTCPPPQVERPRGPRLGYSIPSRSGASGLDKRDYV, from the coding sequence ATGGCTTCGACTGGCTTAGAACTGCTGGGCATGACCCTGGCTGTGCTGGGCTGGCTGGGGACCCTGGTGTCCTGTGCCCTGCCCCTGTGGAAGGTGACCGCCTTCATCGGCAACAGCATCGTAGTGGCCCAGGTGGTGTGGGAGGGGCTGTGGATGTCCTGCGTGGTGCAGAGCACGGGCCAGATGCAGTGCAAGGTGTACGACTCGCTGCTGGCACTGCCACAGGACCTGCAGGCTGCACGTGCCCTCTGTGTCATCGCCCTCCTGCTGGCCCTGCTTGGCCTCCTGTTGGCCATCACAGGTGCCCAGTGTACCACATGTGTGGAGGATGAAGGTGCCAAGGCCCGTATCATGCTCACCGCGGGAGTCATCCTCCTCCTCGCTGGCATCCTGGTGCTCATCCCTGTGTGCTGGACGGCGCACGCCATCATCCAGGACTTCTACAACCCCCTGGTGGCTGAGGCCCTCAAGCGGGAGCTGGGAGCCTCCCTCTACCTGGGCTGGGCGGCAGCCGCACTGCTTATGCTGGGCGGGGGGCTCCTCTGCTGCACGTGCCCCCCGCCCCAGGTCGAGCGGCCCCGTGGACCGAGGCTGGGCTACTCCATCCCCTCCCGCTCAGGCGCGTCTGGACTGGACAAGAGGGACTACGTGTGA
- the GREP1 gene encoding glycine-rich extracellular protein 1 isoform X2: MLSPPPLLSATLQSPGSCPLPSCVWAGPRVPACPLLGGHLSPLGLEPGPESLTGVEKSRGPVLLSAPMMDEEPELDFCHRERWGADPPGSAGRASASRSWGAWVRVPTQPGVFKGPKVVGTPTLPRVMGAWAFPAALFLLCLTSKSLQGLPPLPPGLGKAYGPHRGLGAGSEGGVNPQKPGFRVRHGLGTQPGFRIFPGAAAQPGYGNGLGAGAFPVAGAQPGLGSRSSLGAGILPGAGTPPGYGNGNRLGTQPGPATQNGFGPGFGGSGKLQKPGPTAQNGYEPGYGGAMKSQKPGFQYRIGLGAQPGFRGGMKAQEPGLGNGNGLGAQPVLTAQNGFGFGAGLGGSVKPLKPGYGKRLGAGAFPEAGTQPGYGHRNGPGVQSGLGAGMKPQMPGLGAPNGYGPGRGGAGVPGGPERRPWVPHLLPVSPPGYSGVVKAQKPGVGEGMKLQKPGLRGTLKPQKPGYGHENGPQPGPCNARVALKLLPRLPTPGVPSDKEGGWGLKSQPPPAVQNGKFPDQWHQPPNGYGPGAEPGFNGGLQPQKIVQARVLWDSRWPTLQRGAGLKPGYQAGGEYAEARSQPGGPEVKRGSNGQLGNGYGGHCPLGKC, encoded by the exons ATGCTGTCACCTCCACCCCTGCTGTCTGCAACACTCCAAAGCCCTGGTTCCTGCCCTCTCCCCAGCTGTGTTTGGGCTGGGCCTAGGGTGCCTGCCTGCCCCTTGCTGGGGGGACATCTGAGCCCtctgggcctggagccagggccTGAGTCGCTGACAGGGGTGGAGAAGTCTAGGGGGCCTGTCCTGCTGTCAGCGCCCATGATGGATGAGGAGCCAGAGCTAGACTTCTGCCACAGGGAGAGGTGGGGGGCTGACCCCCCAGGGTCTGCAGGCAGAGCCTCTGCCTCTCGCAGCTGGGGTGCCTGGGTGAGGGTCCCCACCCAGCCAGGGGTGTTTAAAGGCCCAAAGGTTGTGGGCACTCCCACTCTGCCTAGAGTCATGGGTGCCTGGGCCTTCCCTGCAGcccttttccttctctgcctGACTTCTAAGAGCCTGCAAG GGCTGCCCCCGCTGCCTCCTGGCCTGGGGAAAG CCTATGGCCCCCACCGTGGTCTGGGAGCAG GATCTGAAGGGGGTGTGAACCCACAGAAGCCAG GATTCAGGGTCAGGCATGGGCTGGGTACCCAGCCAG GGTTCAGGATCTTCCCAGGTGCTGCAGCCCAGCCAG GATATGGAAACGGGCTGGGAGCAGGGGCCTTCCCAGTGGCTGGAGCCCAGCCAG GATTGGGGAGCAGAAGTAGTTTGGGCGCTGGCATTCTTCCAGGGGCAGGAACCCCACCAG GATACGGCAATGGAAACAGACTGGGAACCCAGCCAG GTCCTGCCACTCAAAATGGCTTTGGACCAG GCTTTGGAGGGAGTGGAAAACTCCAGAAGCCAG GCCCCACTGCTCAAAACGGCTATGAACCAG GCTATGGGGGGGCCATGAAATCCCAGAAGCCAG GATTCCAGTACAGGATTGGGCTGGGAGCCCAGCCAG GCTTTAGAGGGGGCATGAAGGCACAGGAGCCAG GATTAGGGAATGGGAATGGGTTGGGCGCTCAGCCAG TCTTGACAGCCCAGAATGGATTTGGATTTGGAGCAG GCCTTGGAGGGAGTGTGAAGCCTCTGAAGCCAG gATATGGGAagaggctgggagcaggggcCTTCCCTGAGGCTGGAACCCAGCCAG GATATGGCCACAGAAATGGACCGGGAGTCCAGTCAG GCCTAGGAGCAGGGATGAAGCCTCAGATGCCAG GCCTGGGAGCTCCAAACGGCTATGGACCAGGTAGAGGCGGGGCTGGGGTTCCAGGAGGTCCGGAGCGGAGGCCTTGGGTCCCTCACTTGCTCCCTGTCTCTCCACCAGGCTATTCAGGGGTTGTGAAGGCCCAGAAGCCAG GCGTTGGAGAGGGCATGAAACTTCAGAAGCCAG gcCTGCGAGGGACTTTGAAGCCTCAGAAGCCAG GATATGGCCATGAAAATGGGCCCCAGCCAG GTCCCTGCAATGCGAGGGTCGCTCTGAAGCTCCTTCCCAGGCTTCCCACTCCAGGGGTCCCTTCGGACAAAGAGGGTGGCTGGGGCCTGAAATCCCAGCCCCCACCTGCAGTGCAGAATGGCAAGTTCCCAGATCAGT GGCACCAGCCTCCAAATGGCTATGGACCAGGAGCAGAACCGG GTTTTAATGGTGGCCTCCAGCCACAGAAAATTG TGCAGGCCCGGGTGCTGTGGGACTCTCGCTGGCCCACCCTTCAGCGGGGGGCTGGCTTGAAGCCTGGATATCAGGCTGGAGGTGAATATGCTGAGGCCAGGAGCCAGCCAG GGGGCCCTGAGGTGAAGAGAGGCAGCAATGGCCAGCTGGGGAATGGCTACGGAG GCCACTGCCCTCTGGGGAAATGCTGA
- the GREP1 gene encoding glycine-rich extracellular protein 1 isoform X5 encodes MKAQEPGLGNGNGLGAQPVLTAQNGFGFGAGLGGSVKPLKPGYGHRNGPGVQSGLGAGMKPQMPGYSGVVKAQKPGVGEGMKLQKPGLRGTLKPQKPGYGHENGPQPGPCNARVALKLLPRLPTPGVPSDKEGGWGLKSQPPPAVQNGKFPDQWHQPPNGYGPGAEPGFNGGLQPQKIVQARVLWDSRWPTLQRGAGLKPGYQAGGEYAEARSQPGGPEVKRGSNGQLGNGYGGHCPLGKC; translated from the exons ATGAAGGCACAGGAGCCAG GATTAGGGAATGGGAATGGGTTGGGCGCTCAGCCAG TCTTGACAGCCCAGAATGGATTTGGATTTGGAGCAG GCCTTGGAGGGAGTGTGAAGCCTCTGAAGCCAG GATATGGCCACAGAAATGGACCGGGAGTCCAGTCAG GCCTAGGAGCAGGGATGAAGCCTCAGATGCCAG GCTATTCAGGGGTTGTGAAGGCCCAGAAGCCAG GCGTTGGAGAGGGCATGAAACTTCAGAAGCCAG gcCTGCGAGGGACTTTGAAGCCTCAGAAGCCAG GATATGGCCATGAAAATGGGCCCCAGCCAG GTCCCTGCAATGCGAGGGTCGCTCTGAAGCTCCTTCCCAGGCTTCCCACTCCAGGGGTCCCTTCGGACAAAGAGGGTGGCTGGGGCCTGAAATCCCAGCCCCCACCTGCAGTGCAGAATGGCAAGTTCCCAGATCAGT GGCACCAGCCTCCAAATGGCTATGGACCAGGAGCAGAACCGG GTTTTAATGGTGGCCTCCAGCCACAGAAAATTG TGCAGGCCCGGGTGCTGTGGGACTCTCGCTGGCCCACCCTTCAGCGGGGGGCTGGCTTGAAGCCTGGATATCAGGCTGGAGGTGAATATGCTGAGGCCAGGAGCCAGCCAG GGGGCCCTGAGGTGAAGAGAGGCAGCAATGGCCAGCTGGGGAATGGCTACGGAG GCCACTGCCCTCTGGGGAAATGCTGA
- the HCFC1R1 gene encoding host cell factor C1 regulator 1 produces the protein MILQQPLERGPQGGAQRLPRAALGVTRGLDASSPLRGAVPMSTKRRLEEEQEPLRKQFLSEENMATHFSQLSLHNDHPYCSPPMAFPQALPPLRSPCSELLLWRYPGSLIPEALRLLRLGDTPSPPYPATPAGDITEL, from the exons ATGATCCTTCAGCAGCCCTTGGAGCGAGGCCCCCAGGGTGGGGCCCAGCGCCTCCCGCGGGCCGCCTTGGGGGTGACTCGGGGCCTGGACGCCAG CTCCCCTCTCCGAGGAGCTGTGCCCATGAGCACCAAGCGGCGCCTGGAGGAGGAGCA GGAGCCTCTGCGCAAGCAATTTCTGTCTGAGGAGAACATGGCCACCCACTTCTCTCAACTCAGCCTGCACAATGACCACCCCTACTGCAGCCCCCCCATGGCCTTCCCCCAAGCCCTGCCCCCACTCAG AAGCCCTTGCTCTGAGCTGCTTCTCTGGCGCTACCCTGGCAGCCTCATCCCCGAGGCCCTCCGTCTGCTGAGGCTGGGGGACACCCCCAGTCCCCCCTACCCTGCAACCCCAGCTGGAGACATAACGGAGCTCTGA
- the GREP1 gene encoding glycine-rich extracellular protein 1 isoform X3 encodes MLSPPPLLSATLQSPGSCPLPSCVWAGPRVPACPLLGGHLSPLGLEPGPESLTGVEKSRGPVLLSAPMMDEEPELDFCHRERWGADPPGSAGRASASRSWGAWVRVPTQPGVFKGPKVVGTPTLPRVMGAWAFPAALFLLCLTSKSLQGLPPLPPGLGKAYGPHRGLGAGSEGGVNPQKPGFRVRHGLGTQPGFRIFPGAAAQPGYGNGLGAGAFPVAGAQPGLGSRSSLGAGILPGAGTPPGYGNGNRLGTQPGPATQNGFGPGFGGSGKLQKPGPTAQNGYEPGYGGAMKSQKPGFQYRIGLGAQPGFRGGMKAQEPVLTAQNGFGFGAGLGGSVKPLKPGYGHRNGPGVQSGLGAGMKPQMPGYSGVVKAQKPGVGEGMKLQKPGLRGTLKPQKPGYGHENGPQPGPCNARVALKLLPRLPTPGVPSDKEGGWGLKSQPPPAVQNGKFPDQWHQPPNGYGPGAEPGFNGGLQPQKIVQARVLWDSRWPTLQRGAGLKPGYQAGGEYAEARSQPGGPEVKRGSNGQLGNGYGGHCPLGKC; translated from the exons ATGCTGTCACCTCCACCCCTGCTGTCTGCAACACTCCAAAGCCCTGGTTCCTGCCCTCTCCCCAGCTGTGTTTGGGCTGGGCCTAGGGTGCCTGCCTGCCCCTTGCTGGGGGGACATCTGAGCCCtctgggcctggagccagggccTGAGTCGCTGACAGGGGTGGAGAAGTCTAGGGGGCCTGTCCTGCTGTCAGCGCCCATGATGGATGAGGAGCCAGAGCTAGACTTCTGCCACAGGGAGAGGTGGGGGGCTGACCCCCCAGGGTCTGCAGGCAGAGCCTCTGCCTCTCGCAGCTGGGGTGCCTGGGTGAGGGTCCCCACCCAGCCAGGGGTGTTTAAAGGCCCAAAGGTTGTGGGCACTCCCACTCTGCCTAGAGTCATGGGTGCCTGGGCCTTCCCTGCAGcccttttccttctctgcctGACTTCTAAGAGCCTGCAAG GGCTGCCCCCGCTGCCTCCTGGCCTGGGGAAAG CCTATGGCCCCCACCGTGGTCTGGGAGCAG GATCTGAAGGGGGTGTGAACCCACAGAAGCCAG GATTCAGGGTCAGGCATGGGCTGGGTACCCAGCCAG GGTTCAGGATCTTCCCAGGTGCTGCAGCCCAGCCAG GATATGGAAACGGGCTGGGAGCAGGGGCCTTCCCAGTGGCTGGAGCCCAGCCAG GATTGGGGAGCAGAAGTAGTTTGGGCGCTGGCATTCTTCCAGGGGCAGGAACCCCACCAG GATACGGCAATGGAAACAGACTGGGAACCCAGCCAG GTCCTGCCACTCAAAATGGCTTTGGACCAG GCTTTGGAGGGAGTGGAAAACTCCAGAAGCCAG GCCCCACTGCTCAAAACGGCTATGAACCAG GCTATGGGGGGGCCATGAAATCCCAGAAGCCAG GATTCCAGTACAGGATTGGGCTGGGAGCCCAGCCAG GCTTTAGAGGGGGCATGAAGGCACAGGAGCCAG TCTTGACAGCCCAGAATGGATTTGGATTTGGAGCAG GCCTTGGAGGGAGTGTGAAGCCTCTGAAGCCAG GATATGGCCACAGAAATGGACCGGGAGTCCAGTCAG GCCTAGGAGCAGGGATGAAGCCTCAGATGCCAG GCTATTCAGGGGTTGTGAAGGCCCAGAAGCCAG GCGTTGGAGAGGGCATGAAACTTCAGAAGCCAG gcCTGCGAGGGACTTTGAAGCCTCAGAAGCCAG GATATGGCCATGAAAATGGGCCCCAGCCAG GTCCCTGCAATGCGAGGGTCGCTCTGAAGCTCCTTCCCAGGCTTCCCACTCCAGGGGTCCCTTCGGACAAAGAGGGTGGCTGGGGCCTGAAATCCCAGCCCCCACCTGCAGTGCAGAATGGCAAGTTCCCAGATCAGT GGCACCAGCCTCCAAATGGCTATGGACCAGGAGCAGAACCGG GTTTTAATGGTGGCCTCCAGCCACAGAAAATTG TGCAGGCCCGGGTGCTGTGGGACTCTCGCTGGCCCACCCTTCAGCGGGGGGCTGGCTTGAAGCCTGGATATCAGGCTGGAGGTGAATATGCTGAGGCCAGGAGCCAGCCAG GGGGCCCTGAGGTGAAGAGAGGCAGCAATGGCCAGCTGGGGAATGGCTACGGAG GCCACTGCCCTCTGGGGAAATGCTGA
- the GREP1 gene encoding glycine-rich extracellular protein 1 isoform X1: MLSPPPLLSATLQSPGSCPLPSCVWAGPRVPACPLLGGHLSPLGLEPGPESLTGVEKSRGPVLLSAPMMDEEPELDFCHRERWGADPPGSAGRASASRSWGAWVRVPTQPGVFKGPKVVGTPTLPRVMGAWAFPAALFLLCLTSKSLQGLPPLPPGLGKAYGPHRGLGAGSEGGVNPQKPGFRVRHGLGTQPGFRIFPGAAAQPGYGNGLGAGAFPVAGAQPGLGSRSSLGAGILPGAGTPPGYGNGNRLGTQPGPATQNGFGPGFGGSGKLQKPGPTAQNGYEPGYGGAMKSQKPGFQYRIGLGAQPGFRGGMKAQEPVLTAQNGFGFGAGLGGSVKPLKPGYGKRLGAGAFPEAGTQPGYGHRNGPGVQSGLGAGMKPQMPGLGAPNGYGPGRGGAGVPGGPERRPWVPHLLPVSPPGYSGVVKAQKPGVGEGMKLQKPGLRGTLKPQKPGYGHENGPQPGPCNARVALKLLPRLPTPGVPSDKEGGWGLKSQPPPAVQNGKFPDQWHQPPNGYGPGAEPGFNGGLQPQKIGVGYGNAVLGARVFPEAHPQPGFPGARGFRNGDEAEALVYPKAGAPAPEGNVQARVLWDSRWPTLQRGAGLKPGYQAGGEYAEARSQPGGPEVKRGSNGQLGNGYGGHCPLGKC, encoded by the exons ATGCTGTCACCTCCACCCCTGCTGTCTGCAACACTCCAAAGCCCTGGTTCCTGCCCTCTCCCCAGCTGTGTTTGGGCTGGGCCTAGGGTGCCTGCCTGCCCCTTGCTGGGGGGACATCTGAGCCCtctgggcctggagccagggccTGAGTCGCTGACAGGGGTGGAGAAGTCTAGGGGGCCTGTCCTGCTGTCAGCGCCCATGATGGATGAGGAGCCAGAGCTAGACTTCTGCCACAGGGAGAGGTGGGGGGCTGACCCCCCAGGGTCTGCAGGCAGAGCCTCTGCCTCTCGCAGCTGGGGTGCCTGGGTGAGGGTCCCCACCCAGCCAGGGGTGTTTAAAGGCCCAAAGGTTGTGGGCACTCCCACTCTGCCTAGAGTCATGGGTGCCTGGGCCTTCCCTGCAGcccttttccttctctgcctGACTTCTAAGAGCCTGCAAG GGCTGCCCCCGCTGCCTCCTGGCCTGGGGAAAG CCTATGGCCCCCACCGTGGTCTGGGAGCAG GATCTGAAGGGGGTGTGAACCCACAGAAGCCAG GATTCAGGGTCAGGCATGGGCTGGGTACCCAGCCAG GGTTCAGGATCTTCCCAGGTGCTGCAGCCCAGCCAG GATATGGAAACGGGCTGGGAGCAGGGGCCTTCCCAGTGGCTGGAGCCCAGCCAG GATTGGGGAGCAGAAGTAGTTTGGGCGCTGGCATTCTTCCAGGGGCAGGAACCCCACCAG GATACGGCAATGGAAACAGACTGGGAACCCAGCCAG GTCCTGCCACTCAAAATGGCTTTGGACCAG GCTTTGGAGGGAGTGGAAAACTCCAGAAGCCAG GCCCCACTGCTCAAAACGGCTATGAACCAG GCTATGGGGGGGCCATGAAATCCCAGAAGCCAG GATTCCAGTACAGGATTGGGCTGGGAGCCCAGCCAG GCTTTAGAGGGGGCATGAAGGCACAGGAGCCAG TCTTGACAGCCCAGAATGGATTTGGATTTGGAGCAG GCCTTGGAGGGAGTGTGAAGCCTCTGAAGCCAG gATATGGGAagaggctgggagcaggggcCTTCCCTGAGGCTGGAACCCAGCCAG GATATGGCCACAGAAATGGACCGGGAGTCCAGTCAG GCCTAGGAGCAGGGATGAAGCCTCAGATGCCAG GCCTGGGAGCTCCAAACGGCTATGGACCAGGTAGAGGCGGGGCTGGGGTTCCAGGAGGTCCGGAGCGGAGGCCTTGGGTCCCTCACTTGCTCCCTGTCTCTCCACCAGGCTATTCAGGGGTTGTGAAGGCCCAGAAGCCAG GCGTTGGAGAGGGCATGAAACTTCAGAAGCCAG gcCTGCGAGGGACTTTGAAGCCTCAGAAGCCAG GATATGGCCATGAAAATGGGCCCCAGCCAG GTCCCTGCAATGCGAGGGTCGCTCTGAAGCTCCTTCCCAGGCTTCCCACTCCAGGGGTCCCTTCGGACAAAGAGGGTGGCTGGGGCCTGAAATCCCAGCCCCCACCTGCAGTGCAGAATGGCAAGTTCCCAGATCAGT GGCACCAGCCTCCAAATGGCTATGGACCAGGAGCAGAACCGG GTTTTAATGGTGGCCTCCAGCCACAGAAAATTG GTGTTGGTTATGGGAATGCTGTCCTGGGAGCCAGGGTCTTCCCCGAGGCCCACCCACAGCCAGGT TTCCCTGGGGCCAGAGGTTTTAGGAATG GGGATGAGGCAGAAGCTCTGGTGTACCCCAAAGCAGGAGCTCCAGCCCCTGAAGGAAATG TGCAGGCCCGGGTGCTGTGGGACTCTCGCTGGCCCACCCTTCAGCGGGGGGCTGGCTTGAAGCCTGGATATCAGGCTGGAGGTGAATATGCTGAGGCCAGGAGCCAGCCAG GGGGCCCTGAGGTGAAGAGAGGCAGCAATGGCCAGCTGGGGAATGGCTACGGAG GCCACTGCCCTCTGGGGAAATGCTGA
- the TNFRSF12A gene encoding tumor necrosis factor receptor superfamily member 12A has protein sequence MARGSLRRLLRLLVLGLWLALLRSVAGEQAPGTAPCSRGSSWSADLDKCMDCASCRARPHSDFCLGCAAAPPAPFRLLWPILGGALSLTFVLGLLSGFLVWRRCRRREKFTTPIEETGGEGCPAVALIQ, from the exons ATGGCTCGGGGTTCGCTGCGCCGGTTGCTGCGGCTCCTCGTGCTGGGGCTCTGGCTGGCGTTGCTGCGCTCCGTGGCTGGGGAGCAAGCGCCAG GCACCGCCCCCTGCTCCCGCGGCAGTTCCTGGAGCGCGGACCTGGACAAGTGCATGGACTGCGCGTCTTGCAGGGCGCGACCGCACAGCGACTTCTGCCTGGGCT GCGCTGCGGCACCTCCTGCCCCCTTCCGGCTGCTTTGGCCCATCCTTGGGGGCGCTCTGAGTCTGACCTTCGTGCTGGGGCTGCTTTCTGGCTTTCTGGTCTGGAGACGATGCCGCAGGAGAGAGAAGTTCACCA CCCCCATAGAGGAGACCGGCGGAGAGGGCTGCCCAGCTGTGGCGCTGATCCAGTGA
- the CLDN6 gene encoding claudin-6 isoform X1, translating to MASAGMQILGVVLTLLGWVNGLVSCALPMWKVTAFIGNSIVVAQVVWEGLWMSCVVQSTGQMQCKVYDSLLALPQDLQAARALCVIALLVALFGLLVYLAGAKCTTCVEEKDSKARLVLTSGIVFVISGVLTLIPVCWTAHAIIRDFYNPLVAEAQKRELGASLYLGWAASGLLLLGGGLLCCTCPSGGSRGPSHYMARYSTSAPAISRGPSEYPTKNYV from the coding sequence ATGGCCTCTGCCGGAATGCAGATCCTGGGAGTCGTCCTGACACTGCTGGGCTGGGTGAATGGCCTGGTTTCCTGCGCCCTGCCCATGTGGAAAGTGACCGCTTTCATCGGCAACAGCATCGTGGTGGCCCAGGTGGTGTGGGAGGGCTTGTGGATGTCCTGCGTGGTGCAGAGCACCGGCCAGATGCAGTGCAAGGTGTACGACTCACTGCTGGCACTGCCGCAGGACCTGCAGGCTGCACGTGCCCTCTGTGTCATTGCCCTCCTCGTGGCCCTGTTCGGCTTGCTGGTCTACCTTGCTGGGGCCAAGTGTACCACCTGTGTGGAGGAGAAGGATTCCAAAGCCCGCCTGGTGCTCACCTCTGGGATTGTCTTTGTCATCTCAGGGGTCCTGACGCTAATCCCCGTGTGCTGGACGGCGCATGCCATCATCCGAGACTTCTATAACCCCCTGGTGGCTGAGGCCCAAAAGCGGGAGCTGGGGGCCTCCCTCTACTTGGGCTGGGCAGCCTCAGGCCTTTTGTTGCTGGGTGGGGGGCTGCTGTGCTGCACTTGCCCCTCAGGGGGGTCCCGGGGCCCGAGCCATTACATGGCCCGCTACTCGACATCTGCCCCTGCCATCTCTCGGGGGCCCTCTGAGTACCCCACCAAGAATTACGTCTGA
- the GREP1 gene encoding glycine-rich extracellular protein 1 isoform X6, with amino-acid sequence MKPQMPGYSGVVKAQKPGVGEGMKLQKPGLRGTLKPQKPGYGHENGPQPGPCNARVALKLLPRLPTPGVPSDKEGGWGLKSQPPPAVQNGKFPDQWHQPPNGYGPGAEPGFNGGLQPQKIGVGYGNAVLGARVFPEAHPQPGFPGARGFRNGDEAEALVYPKAGAPAPEGNVQARVLWDSRWPTLQRGAGLKPGYQAGGEYAEARSQPGHCPLGKC; translated from the exons ATGAAGCCTCAGATGCCAG GCTATTCAGGGGTTGTGAAGGCCCAGAAGCCAG GCGTTGGAGAGGGCATGAAACTTCAGAAGCCAG gcCTGCGAGGGACTTTGAAGCCTCAGAAGCCAG GATATGGCCATGAAAATGGGCCCCAGCCAG GTCCCTGCAATGCGAGGGTCGCTCTGAAGCTCCTTCCCAGGCTTCCCACTCCAGGGGTCCCTTCGGACAAAGAGGGTGGCTGGGGCCTGAAATCCCAGCCCCCACCTGCAGTGCAGAATGGCAAGTTCCCAGATCAGT GGCACCAGCCTCCAAATGGCTATGGACCAGGAGCAGAACCGG GTTTTAATGGTGGCCTCCAGCCACAGAAAATTG GTGTTGGTTATGGGAATGCTGTCCTGGGAGCCAGGGTCTTCCCCGAGGCCCACCCACAGCCAGGT TTCCCTGGGGCCAGAGGTTTTAGGAATG GGGATGAGGCAGAAGCTCTGGTGTACCCCAAAGCAGGAGCTCCAGCCCCTGAAGGAAATG TGCAGGCCCGGGTGCTGTGGGACTCTCGCTGGCCCACCCTTCAGCGGGGGGCTGGCTTGAAGCCTGGATATCAGGCTGGAGGTGAATATGCTGAGGCCAGGAGCCAGCCAG GCCACTGCCCTCTGGGGAAATGCTGA